The following coding sequences are from one Formosa haliotis window:
- a CDS encoding sensor histidine kinase, with translation MALLLSLQDDSRLVYYQKLKDSLEEAHQLRVNDFSAKKYNLDQEKERADSMQLLNEKKKRSILILQALGGILTICGVSVFIIFQLKHRKEKLEVVYNVETRISKQVHDEVANDVYQVMTKLQTSNINKYLLLDDLESIYNKTRDISRENNSIDLKSNFEEVLKGLLQSYSTSTVKVITKNMSEVNWDILGYIEKTTVYRVLQELLTNMKKHSNASVVVVGFKQNSKKINIDYSDNGVGSALHYKNGLQNTETRIKAIKGTIIFESEKNKGFKAHITI, from the coding sequence TTGGCTTTGCTTTTAAGTCTGCAAGACGATTCGCGATTGGTGTATTACCAAAAGCTTAAAGATAGTTTAGAAGAAGCGCATCAACTTAGAGTAAACGACTTTTCTGCTAAAAAATATAATCTAGACCAAGAGAAGGAACGAGCAGACAGTATGCAATTGTTAAATGAAAAGAAAAAACGTTCCATATTAATTTTACAAGCTTTAGGAGGCATACTGACTATTTGTGGCGTATCGGTTTTTATAATTTTTCAATTGAAACATCGAAAAGAAAAATTAGAAGTGGTTTATAATGTAGAGACTCGAATTTCTAAACAAGTTCATGATGAAGTGGCTAACGATGTGTATCAAGTGATGACGAAGTTACAAACTTCAAACATCAATAAATATCTTTTGTTAGATGATTTAGAATCTATTTATAATAAAACAAGAGATATTTCGAGAGAAAATAATAGCATCGATTTAAAATCTAACTTCGAAGAGGTTTTAAAAGGTTTATTACAAAGTTATTCTACATCTACTGTAAAAGTGATTACTAAAAACATGTCTGAAGTAAATTGGGATATTTTAGGCTATATTGAAAAAACCACGGTTTATAGGGTGTTACAAGAGCTTTTAACTAATATGAAAAAGCACAGTAATGCTTCTGTCGTTGTTGTAGGGTTTAAACAAAACTCAAAAAAAATTAATATTGATTATTCCGATAATGGGGTCGGATCTGCATTACATTATAAAAATGGTCTTCAAAATACGGAAACCCGTATAAAAGCTATTAAAGGAACTATTATTTTTGAATCTGAAAAAAATAAAGGATTTAAAGCTCACATAACGATATAG
- a CDS encoding response regulator, whose translation MFQKVIIADDLGSINQGVLTILNRLGIEHVEQVQYCDDALLKLKKARADQEPFDLLITDLSFKPDHRIQKLKSGDELAQAVRDENIPIKIIVYSVEDRAQRANNLLEHVKVNGYVCKGRSGLTELQSAIVSVYEDVTYVSTSIEHALDQTSFVEINDFDIILVSFLSEGLSQEEISKKLKTRNLKPNSLSSIEKRLNRLKVHFNANNAIHLVAITKDLGLI comes from the coding sequence ATGTTTCAAAAGGTAATTATTGCAGACGATTTAGGAAGTATTAATCAGGGTGTTTTAACCATTCTTAATCGATTGGGGATAGAGCATGTAGAACAAGTACAATACTGCGATGATGCTTTATTAAAACTAAAAAAAGCAAGAGCAGACCAAGAGCCTTTCGATTTATTAATTACTGATTTATCTTTTAAACCCGACCATAGAATTCAGAAATTAAAATCTGGAGATGAATTGGCACAAGCCGTTCGAGACGAGAATATTCCCATAAAAATAATCGTGTATTCTGTAGAAGATAGAGCGCAACGTGCAAACAATTTATTAGAACATGTTAAGGTTAACGGCTATGTTTGTAAGGGCCGTTCTGGGTTAACCGAATTACAGAGCGCTATTGTTAGTGTTTATGAAGATGTTACCTATGTATCCACATCTATAGAACATGCACTAGACCAAACGTCTTTTGTAGAGATAAATGACTTTGATATTATTTTGGTTTCGTTTTTATCTGAAGGCCTTTCGCAAGAAGAAATATCGAAAAAACTAAAAACTAGAAATTTAAAACCTAATAGTTTAAGCTCTATAGAAAAGCGTTTAAACCGTTTAAAGGTGCATTTTAATGCCAATAATGCCATTCATTTGGTGGCTATTACCAAAGATTTAGGCTTAATTTAA
- a CDS encoding redoxin domain-containing protein, translating to MNLRTISLSLFAALLLVNCKQKQETPVVEPTKQETTMPEEAVPTLKSELDARKDNFNAKADEDVKTDYANGLKAVEESGVVEQAKHVGEKAPDFTLKNAVGETVTLSDYLKKDL from the coding sequence ATGAACTTACGCACCATTAGTCTGTCGCTATTTGCGGCATTATTATTAGTTAACTGCAAGCAAAAACAAGAAACACCAGTAGTTGAACCCACAAAACAAGAAACCACTATGCCAGAAGAAGCTGTACCTACTTTAAAAAGTGAATTAGACGCCAGAAAAGATAATTTTAATGCCAAAGCAGATGAAGATGTAAAAACCGATTATGCTAACGGATTAAAAGCTGTAGAAGAAAGTGGTGTTGTAGAACAAGCTAAACATGTTGGTGAAAAAGCTCCAGATTTCACCTTAAAGAACGCAGTTGGTGAAACAGTTACTTTAAGCGATTATTTAAAAAAGGACCTGTAG
- a CDS encoding YceI family protein, whose product MTLKKLAVLLVVIIGLSFVNSTQNKSAFISILPSSKLTVNGVTNIANFACNFNALTLKNKIPVSYTISENSIAFNKAKLVLVNNEFDCGRKLINKDFHKLLKTEDYPEIEINLKEVKRSITKPVRTTATVDFKIAGVTKTYTIPISVSRDHTLKASGDIRLNIRDFGLENPKKVLGLIKIEDVVTIHFQLDIET is encoded by the coding sequence ATGACATTAAAAAAACTAGCTGTCCTATTAGTTGTAATTATCGGTTTATCTTTCGTTAATAGCACACAAAATAAATCTGCATTTATAAGCATATTACCAAGTAGTAAACTCACCGTAAATGGGGTTACTAACATTGCTAACTTTGCTTGTAATTTTAATGCCCTAACACTAAAAAATAAAATCCCGGTAAGTTATACCATTTCAGAAAACAGTATTGCTTTTAACAAAGCTAAATTAGTATTGGTAAATAATGAGTTTGACTGCGGAAGAAAATTAATTAATAAAGATTTTCATAAATTATTAAAAACAGAAGACTATCCTGAAATAGAAATTAATTTAAAAGAAGTAAAACGATCTATTACAAAACCTGTACGTACTACAGCTACTGTAGATTTTAAAATTGCTGGTGTTACAAAAACGTATACCATTCCTATTTCAGTTTCTCGCGACCATACATTAAAGGCTTCTGGAGATATCCGTTTAAACATTAGAGATTTTGGATTAGAAAATCCTAAAAAAGTCTTAGGTTTAATAAAAATTGAAGATGTTGTTACTATACATTTTCAATTAGATATAGAAACCTAA
- a CDS encoding YceI family protein has translation MKTENHSLKISQKLFLFIALFGTLTTFAQTYTLSNSDSKLTVFGTSSLHDWEVVAEQQSGSIVLDNATETPSITSLNFEVVAESLKSGKSGMDKNTYKALNTSKFKTIQFKLTKVNAITANGNGSYAVKSTGDLTIAGVTNSIALDFTLNVNGTTAKLNGDYSFKMTSFKIDPPKAMFGTITTGDDLKIEFSTVLKQ, from the coding sequence ATGAAAACTGAAAATCATTCATTAAAAATTTCACAGAAATTATTTCTTTTTATTGCTTTATTCGGAACCTTAACAACGTTTGCACAAACGTATACATTAAGTAATTCTGATTCTAAACTAACTGTATTCGGAACTTCAAGTTTACACGACTGGGAAGTTGTAGCGGAACAACAAAGCGGATCTATCGTTTTAGACAATGCTACAGAAACACCTTCTATTACCTCTTTAAATTTTGAAGTAGTTGCAGAAAGTTTAAAAAGTGGAAAATCTGGTATGGATAAAAACACTTACAAGGCTTTAAATACAAGTAAATTTAAAACCATTCAATTTAAATTAACTAAAGTTAACGCGATTACAGCTAACGGAAATGGTTCTTATGCAGTAAAATCTACTGGAGACCTTACCATTGCAGGAGTAACCAATAGTATTGCTTTAGATTTTACTTTAAATGTTAATGGTACAACAGCTAAACTTAATGGAGACTATAGCTTTAAAATGACAAGCTTCAAAATAGATCCTCCTAAAGCTATGTTTGGAACCATTACCACAGGTGATGATTTAAAAATAGAATTTAGCACTGTTTTAAAACAATAA
- a CDS encoding FAD-dependent oxidoreductase, which produces MIKSTKQLFYFSFISMLFTVQVIGQTPQENTNPYDLVIVGGTPSGIMAAIAASRAGKNSIIIERSKHIGGLPANGLGATDIQTRGAVGGLFKTFVSRIEKHYIDTYGKNSKQVKDCSNGYHFEPSVAEAVLEQMISEHPSITVLKYHQFDVNPKNITVENNRVRNIKILNRATGHHQTITGLTFIDATYEGDLIAAAGIPYLVGREGQSEYNEKYAGKVYKYWEGPIGAGSTFEKDTTIQAFNYRLCLTTNPDNFVAIKKPSSYNRDDYTSLIQDVVTGKYTGHHYFNYLKHHAEPRPVLNHPEQSSKPKVPGAPEGINRLVNKITIPNSKTDANNQHLAFISTDLPEENWKWPEASWKWRDTFANRLKDYTLGLLWFAQHDEELPDWFKNECLKWGLAKDEYVSNDNFPRQVYVREGRRMQGSYFFTAHDALPTAKDKRPPLHANSISAGHYSIDSHGVRKREDNRVHLDGFISYATEPFTIPYGVIVPKTIENVLAPVPISGSHLGFSAIRMEPTWMALGEAAGLASVISINDQTPVQSISIKKLQNQLLENNAVLIYFKDISKTDTYYKAIQFLGLEGVFTDWKANPNKKIHKKDIEKACKNLNLDPTTYYGKKMKRYEFAERLYKDYYQIQ; this is translated from the coding sequence ATGATTAAGTCTACAAAACAGCTTTTCTACTTTTCGTTTATTTCCATGCTATTTACGGTTCAGGTTATCGGACAAACACCTCAAGAAAACACAAATCCCTATGATTTGGTTATTGTTGGCGGAACACCTTCGGGAATAATGGCTGCTATTGCTGCAAGTAGAGCAGGAAAAAATAGTATTATTATAGAACGTTCTAAACATATAGGAGGTTTACCGGCAAACGGACTTGGAGCAACCGACATACAAACACGTGGAGCCGTTGGAGGCTTATTTAAAACCTTTGTTAGCCGCATTGAAAAACATTATATAGATACCTACGGAAAAAATTCAAAACAAGTAAAAGATTGTAGTAATGGTTATCATTTTGAACCCTCGGTTGCAGAAGCCGTTTTAGAGCAAATGATTTCAGAACATCCTTCAATTACAGTATTAAAATATCATCAATTTGATGTGAATCCAAAAAACATTACTGTTGAAAATAATAGAGTTCGAAATATTAAAATCCTTAATCGTGCTACAGGACACCATCAAACCATAACCGGGTTAACGTTTATAGACGCCACTTACGAGGGCGATTTAATTGCAGCTGCAGGTATTCCTTATTTAGTAGGTAGAGAAGGTCAGTCTGAATATAATGAAAAATATGCGGGTAAAGTCTACAAATATTGGGAAGGCCCAATAGGCGCAGGATCTACTTTCGAAAAGGACACTACTATTCAGGCATTTAATTATAGACTGTGTTTAACCACGAATCCAGATAATTTTGTAGCCATAAAAAAACCAAGCTCCTATAATAGAGACGACTATACGTCTTTAATCCAGGATGTGGTAACAGGAAAATATACCGGACACCATTATTTTAATTATTTAAAACATCATGCAGAGCCGAGACCGGTACTTAACCATCCCGAACAAAGTAGCAAACCAAAAGTTCCTGGAGCTCCGGAAGGGATAAATAGACTTGTAAATAAAATTACAATTCCGAACTCTAAAACAGATGCCAACAATCAGCATCTTGCTTTTATTTCTACCGATTTGCCAGAGGAAAATTGGAAATGGCCAGAAGCGAGTTGGAAATGGCGAGATACTTTTGCCAACAGACTTAAGGACTATACTTTAGGGTTACTTTGGTTTGCACAACATGACGAAGAACTTCCTGATTGGTTTAAAAACGAATGCCTAAAATGGGGATTAGCTAAAGACGAATACGTAAGTAATGATAATTTTCCTAGACAAGTTTATGTACGAGAAGGGAGACGTATGCAAGGCTCCTATTTTTTTACTGCTCATGATGCCTTACCAACTGCAAAAGACAAAAGACCTCCCCTTCATGCTAATAGTATTTCTGCAGGACATTATTCTATAGATTCTCATGGGGTTAGAAAACGCGAAGACAATCGTGTGCATTTAGATGGTTTTATAAGTTACGCTACAGAACCTTTTACCATTCCTTACGGCGTTATAGTTCCAAAAACTATAGAAAACGTCTTAGCACCTGTACCTATTTCTGGATCGCATTTAGGGTTTTCGGCCATTCGTATGGAACCCACTTGGATGGCTTTAGGTGAAGCAGCAGGTTTAGCTTCTGTTATAAGCATAAACGACCAAACTCCAGTACAATCCATATCGATTAAAAAGCTTCAAAACCAATTGCTAGAAAATAACGCAGTTCTTATCTATTTTAAAGATATTTCTAAAACAGATACTTATTATAAGGCCATACAGTTTCTAGGGTTAGAAGGTGTGTTTACCGATTGGAAAGCTAATCCTAATAAAAAAATTCATAAAAAAGATATTGAAAAGGCTTGCAAAAACCTCAATTTAGATCCTACTACGTATTATGGAAAAAAAATGAAAAGATATGAATTTGCAGAACGCCTCTATAAAGACTATTACCAAATTCAATAA
- a CDS encoding DUF4290 domain-containing protein — protein MIDNIQYNTEREHLIIPEYGRHLQKMVNHAKTIENRDDRNKEAHAIIAVMGNLQPHLRDVPDFQHKLWDQLFIISGFELDVDSPYGVPDRELLEKRPDPLPYPQNFPKYRFYGNNIKTMIDVANTWEEGELKDALIYTIANHMKKCFLNWNKDTVDDNVIFNHLYELSEGKINLKNTDEDLSDASSLLRSKTKYNSSSNSKKTYKKNTNSNSNRNRKRY, from the coding sequence TTGATAGATAACATACAATACAACACCGAGCGTGAACATTTGATTATTCCTGAGTATGGAAGACATCTTCAAAAAATGGTAAATCATGCCAAAACCATAGAAAATAGAGACGACAGAAATAAAGAGGCCCATGCCATAATTGCTGTTATGGGAAATTTACAACCGCATTTACGCGATGTACCCGATTTTCAACATAAACTATGGGATCAGCTTTTTATAATTTCTGGTTTTGAACTAGATGTCGATTCCCCTTATGGTGTTCCAGACAGAGAATTACTTGAAAAAAGACCAGACCCCTTACCTTATCCTCAAAATTTTCCTAAATATCGTTTCTACGGAAATAATATTAAAACCATGATCGATGTTGCTAATACTTGGGAAGAAGGCGAACTTAAAGATGCGCTTATTTATACCATAGCAAATCACATGAAAAAATGTTTTTTAAATTGGAACAAGGATACCGTAGACGACAATGTTATTTTTAATCATTTATATGAATTGTCTGAAGGTAAAATCAATTTAAAAAATACCGACGAAGATTTATCTGATGCTTCAAGTTTATTACGTAGTAAAACAAAATACAATTCATCTTCGAATTCAAAAAAGACCTACAAGAAAAACACAAATTCAAATTCTAACCGTAATAGAAAACGCTACTAA
- a CDS encoding DUF493 family protein: protein MSTAQNPKEFYEKLKAQLYDTAQWPSEYLYKFIVKTETDKITQIEDLFNNLGAVINTIPSKNGKYTSVSINVRMKDPEAVIEKYKEVTEKVEGVISL from the coding sequence ATGAGCACAGCACAAAATCCGAAGGAGTTTTACGAAAAATTAAAGGCGCAATTATATGATACTGCCCAATGGCCATCAGAATATTTATACAAATTTATTGTAAAAACAGAAACAGACAAAATCACCCAAATAGAAGATTTATTTAATAACCTAGGTGCGGTTATTAATACTATTCCTTCTAAAAACGGGAAATACACCAGTGTTTCTATAAATGTTAGAATGAAGGATCCAGAAGCCGTAATTGAAAAATATAAAGAAGTTACAGAAAAAGTTGAAGGCGTTATTAGTCTTTAA
- a CDS encoding AAA family ATPase, whose product MDTKKIVITGGPGTGKSSIIHALQDKGHSCLEEISRQVTLQAREEGVEQLFLTQPLLFSERLLKGRESQFYEANALEKSCVFIDRGVPDVLAYMDFIGDTYPETFVNVCKSLQYDHVFILKPWKEIYQSDAVRYENFEQAVKIHECLVNTYEGFNYTLIDVPFDTVENRADYILNKIQAM is encoded by the coding sequence TTGGATACAAAGAAGATTGTTATAACAGGAGGTCCTGGAACTGGAAAATCCTCCATCATTCATGCGTTACAAGATAAAGGACATTCGTGTTTAGAAGAAATTTCTAGGCAAGTTACTTTACAAGCAAGAGAAGAGGGGGTAGAACAACTGTTTTTAACCCAACCTTTATTGTTTAGCGAACGCTTGTTAAAAGGGAGAGAATCGCAATTTTACGAAGCAAACGCGCTAGAAAAATCTTGTGTTTTTATAGATCGTGGTGTACCAGACGTTTTGGCATATATGGATTTTATTGGGGATACGTACCCAGAAACTTTTGTAAATGTATGTAAGTCGTTACAATACGATCATGTTTTTATTTTAAAACCATGGAAAGAAATTTACCAGAGTGATGCTGTACGTTACGAAAATTTTGAGCAAGCCGTTAAAATTCACGAGTGTTTAGTAAACACTTACGAGGGATTTAATTATACTTTAATAGATGTGCCTTTTGATACTGTTGAAAATCGTGCCGATTATATACTGAATAAAATACAAGCGATGTGA
- a CDS encoding RecQ family ATP-dependent DNA helicase encodes MQHPVKILEQYWNFTEFRPFQEDAIQAAIEGEDVFVLMPTGGGKSMCFQIPALAKEGICIVISPLVALMKNQVQVLQDKGIKAMALTSGLSYSQLDTMLDNCIYGKYKFLYISPERLQQELVQERIRQMNVNLIAIDEAHCISQWGNDFRPAYKNIKILREIHPMVNCMALTASATPLVVDDIITELDFIKPKVFRQSFYRSNLAYMVFHEDDKYYRIESILKKYTASSIIYVRSRKLTLEIASF; translated from the coding sequence ATGCAACATCCGGTAAAAATACTAGAGCAGTATTGGAATTTCACTGAATTTCGTCCGTTTCAAGAGGATGCTATTCAGGCGGCTATAGAGGGTGAAGATGTATTTGTCTTAATGCCCACTGGAGGCGGGAAATCGATGTGTTTTCAAATTCCTGCTTTAGCGAAAGAGGGGATTTGTATTGTGATATCGCCTTTGGTAGCCTTAATGAAAAATCAGGTTCAAGTATTACAAGATAAAGGTATAAAGGCTATGGCTTTAACCAGTGGCTTGTCTTACAGTCAGCTAGACACCATGTTAGATAATTGTATTTATGGCAAGTATAAATTCTTATATATTTCTCCAGAACGACTTCAACAAGAATTAGTTCAGGAACGCATTCGTCAAATGAATGTAAATTTAATTGCGATAGATGAGGCCCATTGTATTTCGCAATGGGGTAACGATTTTAGACCGGCATATAAGAACATTAAAATATTACGAGAAATTCATCCTATGGTGAATTGCATGGCACTTACAGCTTCTGCCACACCTTTGGTGGTTGATGATATTATTACCGAACTCGATTTTATTAAACCTAAAGTTTTTAGACAATCTTTTTACCGATCGAATTTGGCTTATATGGTTTTTCATGAAGATGATAAATATTATCGGATAGAATCAATTTTAAAAAAATATACGGCTTCTTCTATAATTTATGTGCGGAGTAGAAAGTTAACGTTAGAAATTGCTAGTTTTTAG
- a CDS encoding helicase-related protein → MKASAFHGGLSNHEKDERMEQWLADNIQVMVATNAFGMGIDKPDVKTVIHLNLPESLESYFQEAGRAGRNGEKAFAVI, encoded by the coding sequence ATCAAAGCGTCCGCTTTTCATGGCGGATTAAGCAATCATGAAAAGGATGAACGGATGGAGCAGTGGCTGGCCGATAATATTCAAGTTATGGTGGCTACCAACGCCTTTGGAATGGGTATAGATAAACCCGATGTAAAAACCGTAATTCATCTTAATTTACCAGAAAGTTTAGAAAGTTATTTTCAGGAAGCCGGTAGGGCAGGACGTAATGGCGAAAAAGCTTTTGCTGTTATTTGA
- a CDS encoding RecQ family zinc-binding domain-containing protein, giving the protein MKNKSDDLLVKNQFLDVLPSIDFIKQVYRKLSNYCQISYGEGALTTHDFNFNEFCKAYKFNGTLAFNALQILDRTSIITLTKQFQNKTLVQFIISNNALFHYLDTHTELQLIVKSLLRTYGGIFEHATKINTVLVAEKASIQEHVLMRALTTLEKDDIISLQQTKTDAQVTFIEPREDDKTINRIANIIEQQNNLKQKQVHSVLDYVDNDTVCKTIQLLTYFGEKEIKPCGICSVCIGAKKTIKPVDFTALRKQVITHLEHGDLSSRALAKLLNCTEADVLSVLKLLLEHQIIAITKTNTYKLYHT; this is encoded by the coding sequence TTGAAAAATAAAAGCGACGATTTGTTAGTTAAAAATCAGTTTTTAGATGTGCTACCAAGTATCGATTTTATCAAGCAAGTCTACAGAAAACTCTCTAATTATTGTCAGATTTCCTATGGAGAAGGCGCTTTAACTACCCACGATTTTAATTTTAACGAATTTTGTAAGGCGTATAAATTTAATGGTACTTTGGCGTTTAATGCGCTACAGATTTTAGACCGCACAAGTATTATTACGCTTACCAAGCAGTTTCAAAATAAAACTTTAGTGCAGTTTATTATTTCTAACAATGCCTTGTTTCATTATTTAGATACACATACCGAACTGCAATTAATTGTAAAATCGTTATTGCGAACGTATGGTGGGATTTTCGAACATGCGACCAAAATAAATACAGTGCTAGTAGCAGAAAAGGCATCCATACAGGAACATGTTTTAATGAGAGCTTTAACGACTTTAGAAAAAGATGATATTATTAGCCTGCAGCAAACCAAAACCGATGCGCAAGTTACTTTTATTGAGCCTCGGGAGGATGATAAAACCATAAATAGAATTGCCAATATTATAGAGCAACAAAATAATTTAAAGCAAAAACAAGTACATAGTGTTTTAGATTATGTAGATAATGATACGGTTTGTAAAACCATTCAATTATTAACTTATTTCGGAGAAAAAGAGATTAAGCCTTGTGGTATTTGTTCGGTTTGTATTGGTGCTAAAAAAACAATTAAACCGGTAGATTTTACGGCTTTAAGAAAGCAAGTTATCACGCATTTAGAACACGGCGATTTATCTTCACGAGCATTGGCCAAATTATTAAACTGTACAGAGGCAGATGTGCTTAGTGTATTAAAATTACTACTAGAACATCAAATTATTGCTATAACTAAAACAAATACATATAAATTATATCATACTTAA
- the fmt gene encoding methionyl-tRNA formyltransferase, whose translation MKTLNIVFMGTPDFAVSTLKTLVENQYNIVGVITAPDKPAGRGRKLNESAVKLYAVSQNLKVLQPTNLKDEAFLEELKGLHANLNIVVAFRMLPKVVWNMPELGTFNLHASLLPNYRGAAPINWAIINGETKTGVSTFFIDEEIDTGEMILQEDITIEPNENAGQLHDKLMLLGSTLVLKTVKQIEAEDVKTTPQIENPDLKTAYKLNRDNCKIDWSASIQDIHNKIRGLSPYPAAWCVLQNGEEALDVKIYEATMAPEEHQLELGLIQNTKKEIKVAVKGGFINIHFMKLPGKRNMHAKDLLNGYDFKTGAKML comes from the coding sequence ATGAAAACATTAAACATTGTATTTATGGGAACGCCAGATTTTGCAGTTTCCACATTAAAAACATTAGTAGAAAACCAATATAATATAGTAGGGGTTATTACGGCGCCAGATAAACCTGCTGGTCGCGGACGTAAACTTAACGAAAGTGCCGTAAAGCTATATGCTGTATCTCAAAATTTAAAGGTTTTACAGCCTACAAATCTAAAGGACGAAGCTTTTTTAGAAGAATTAAAAGGATTACATGCAAATCTAAACATCGTTGTGGCGTTTAGAATGTTGCCTAAAGTGGTGTGGAATATGCCAGAATTAGGAACTTTTAATCTTCATGCATCTTTATTACCTAACTATAGAGGTGCGGCACCTATAAACTGGGCAATTATTAATGGGGAGACAAAAACGGGAGTTTCTACTTTTTTTATAGATGAAGAAATTGATACCGGTGAAATGATTTTACAGGAAGACATTACTATTGAACCCAATGAAAATGCAGGGCAATTACATGATAAATTAATGCTTTTAGGAAGTACATTGGTTTTAAAGACTGTAAAACAGATTGAAGCAGAAGATGTAAAGACAACGCCACAAATAGAAAATCCAGACTTAAAAACAGCGTACAAACTTAATAGAGATAACTGTAAGATAGATTGGTCGGCTTCTATTCAAGATATTCATAATAAAATTCGAGGTTTGAGTCCGTATCCAGCAGCTTGGTGTGTGCTACAAAATGGGGAAGAGGCTTTAGATGTTAAAATTTACGAAGCAACTATGGCACCCGAGGAACATCAATTAGAGTTGGGACTTATTCAGAATACAAAAAAGGAAATTAAAGTTGCTGTAAAAGGAGGCTTTATAAATATCCATTTTATGAAACTTCCAGGAAAACGAAATATGCATGCTAAAGACCTTTTAAATGGTTACGATTTTAAAACTGGTGCAAAAATGCTGTAA
- a CDS encoding HU family DNA-binding protein yields MNKTDLIDAMAEHAGISKAAAKKALESALTEIGGALKAGNRVSLVGFGSFSVSERAAREGRNPQTGKTIQIAAKNVVKFKAGSELSGAVN; encoded by the coding sequence ATGAACAAAACAGATTTAATCGATGCAATGGCAGAACACGCTGGAATCTCTAAAGCAGCAGCTAAAAAAGCATTAGAAAGCGCTCTTACTGAAATTGGTGGAGCATTAAAAGCAGGAAACAGAGTTTCTTTAGTAGGATTTGGTTCTTTTTCAGTTTCTGAAAGAGCAGCTAGAGAAGGTAGAAACCCTCAAACAGGAAAAACGATTCAAATTGCAGCTAAAAATGTTGTAAAATTTAAAGCTGGATCAGAATTATCAGGTGCTGTAAACTAA
- a CDS encoding YqgE/AlgH family protein, with amino-acid sequence MITIKPKKGNLLIAEPSIIGDVSFNRSIVLLADYTDEGSIGFILNKPLDYTIKDLIPEIDANFKVYNGGPVEQDNLYFIHKVPDLIPDSIEISLGIYWGGDFNVVAELIANNLIEEKDIRFFLGYSGWDSNQLEEELRVNSWVVTENIYQNQIIEKDYESFWKEKMVEFGGEYSIWSNAPENPSYN; translated from the coding sequence ATGATTACAATTAAACCCAAAAAAGGTAATTTGTTAATCGCCGAACCATCTATTATAGGTGATGTGTCTTTTAATCGTTCTATTGTTCTATTAGCAGATTACACCGATGAAGGCTCAATAGGTTTTATTTTAAATAAGCCTTTAGATTATACAATTAAAGACCTAATTCCCGAAATTGACGCTAATTTTAAAGTGTACAATGGTGGCCCTGTGGAACAAGACAACCTGTATTTTATACACAAAGTTCCAGATTTAATTCCAGATAGTATCGAAATTTCCCTAGGAATCTATTGGGGAGGAGATTTTAATGTGGTAGCAGAACTTATTGCAAATAACCTTATTGAAGAAAAGGATATCCGATTCTTTTTAGGATATTCGGGCTGGGATAGCAATCAATTAGAAGAAGAATTACGTGTAAATTCTTGGGTGGTTACCGAAAACATTTACCAAAATCAGATCATTGAAAAAGACTATGAATCGTTTTGGAAAGAAAAGATGGTAGAATTTGGTGGCGAATATAGCATTTGGTCTAATGCGCCAGAAAATCCCAGTTACAACTAA